The DNA segment TGAACCTCCGGACGGACCGGCCCCGTTGTGTGGGCGACCCATGACACCCCCCCGCATCCCCGCATCCCCGCATCCCCGCATTCCTGCATCCCCGCATCCCCGCATCCCTGCCCATGCGGCGCCTACGAAGGGAGCCACAGCCCACATGAGACGGACCCCGCGCGCACACGGCCACCGGACGGTGGCCGTGGTCACGACGGCTCTCGCTCTGACGGCGGCGCTCCACCAGCCCGCCAGTGCCGAGCCGGCGACCCTCCCCGAGGTGCGTGCCGAACTCGACCGCCTCTACCACGACGCCGAGGTCGCCACGGAGAAGTACAACGCCGTCGACGGCGAGGTGACCCGGCAGAAGAAGCGCGTCAGCACGCTCAAGGCCCAAGTGATGTCGACGGAAAAGAAACTGACCCGCCTCACCGAACTGGCCGGGGTGGCGGCCCGCACCCAGTACCGCGGTGGCGGTGTCCCCGCCGAGGTTCAGTTCGTCCTCGCCGACAACCACGAACGTGCCCTGGACAACGCCTCCCTGGCCCGCCAGGCGCACCGGGGAACGAACCGTGTGATGACGACCCTGGCCAAGACCCAGGAGGAGCTGCGCACGCGCAGCGACGACGCGGACGACGAACTGAAGCGGCTGCGCAAGAACCGCAGATCCATGGACTCCCACCGCACAACGATCCAGGCCCGCATCGACGAGGCACAGAAGGTGGAGTCGCGGCTGGCGGAGGAGCAGCGCCGTGAACTGGCCGCGCTCGAAAGGGAGACCGCCGACGAGGCCCAGGCGAAGTGGGTGGAGTCGGGCGTCCTCGACACTGCTGGCACCGAGGGCAGCAGCGCGGGCAGCAAGGCCGTCGCCTTCGCCACCCGTGAGCTCGGCAAGCCCTACGTCTGGGGCGCCGAGGGCCCCGACTCCTACGACTGCTCCGGCCTCACCTCGCAGGCATGGCTGGCGGCGGGCGTGGCCATCCCGCGCACCTCGCAGGAGCAGTGGCGCCTGCTCCACCGCGTCCCGGTCGCGGACATGCGCCCCGGTGACCTGATCATCTACAACGCCGACGCCACCCACGTCTCCCTCTACATCGGCGACGGCCGGATGATCCACGCCCCGCGCCCGGGGCGCTCGGTGACGGTGGCGCCGGCCGGGTCGCTGGAGATCCTCGGGGTGGTGCGGCCCGACGCGTGAACCTCCCGTCCGGGGACAGCACGTGGAACGCGCACCGGCCGCCGCCCCGGCACCGAGCACCGATCTCCCAGCCGCCACACCACGCACCACCAGAAGGGCGCCATGTCCACCACCCAGTCGACCCACTCCGAGGTCTCCGCAGCCGGGCGACCCGACGCCGCGCCGTCCCAGGGGGCCGGCAGCGGTCCGGCGACCCCGGCCCCCGGCGAGAAGCCCTCCGCCCCGCCCCGCTTCATCCTCTACCTGGACGGACCCGCGTACGCGCAGACGCTGCGCCAGCTGACCCTGTGGACGCACCACGTGCTGCTGCCGGTCTACGGCAGGGAGGTCACCTCCCAGTCCCCCTGGTGCTCCGTGTGGTGGGAACACCCCGAGGCCGTGGCCCAGTTGCACGGTCTGTGGCTCGCCTGGGGGGATCTCACCGGCCCCGGTTCCGACATGACCGGACCCGCCATCTGGCACCGCGACTACATGTCGTCGGTCATGGTCACCCTTCGGGACCCGCAGGGACCGTTCGCGGGCTGCAAGCCCGGCATGCACCGCCCGAAGGAGAAACCCGTCGTCGAGGCGATGGACCCCTTCGGGCCGCCGCCCCCTCCGCCGCCGCCGTCCCCGTGGTCCTGACGGAGCCGTGCGGGGTACCGCTCCGGCAGGTGGTACGTGCGGGCGGAAGGTGATGAACCGTCTGCCTCGGCAGCCGCGTTGTGGTTGCAGAGCGGAGTAAGCATCCGGTCGGCGGAGCCGGACCCGGCACCGTCACAGGCTCCGTGCGGAGCGATCACCTCCCGGAAGGAAGGGTGACATGGCAGGATCCACCCACTCGGACGACAGCGCCAATTCCAACGCCAGTTCCTACGTGTCCGTCAGAATCAGTCAGGACAGAAGGGGGACATGGGCCGAGGTCTCCAGCAAGCCTGCCCCGGACAACGCGCCTCCGCTGTTCGCCGGGGCCGGAACCGGCGTGTACGACCGAACCAACCAGCAGTTCTACGCGGTCAACACGGACAACCCGCAGGGCAGCCAGGTCGCGCGGTGGAGCAATAGTGCGGCGCAGTGGGTCGCGGATAACAGGTCCCGCATCGCGAAGGCCCTGGTCGACGTCGCCCCGACCCTCATCCAGGGCGCCTCCACCTTTGCCCCCGGCAGAGCGGGAACGATCATCAACGGCGTCGGCATCGCCGCCCAGGGCTTGGTGGCCGGCCATGAGCTCTACGGCCAGTACCAGCAGCACCGCTCGGGCGGCCACGTCGACGGGGTCCAGGTCAGCACGAGCCTCGGCCGGCTGGCATCCACGGCTCTGAACACGTACGCGGCTGTGGGCGACCAGGAGTCCGACACCACCAAGATGGTCGGCGGAGCGGGCTCCTGGGTGGCCGGCGGCGCGACCATGGCCGACATCATGCACCACGCCCACACCGATCCCGGACGGGTGGCGCAGGACCCCGGTTACGAGATGTACGGAATACACCGCAACCCGCCTCTCGGTAACCAGCCGGGCCAGTACCCGCCCGGGTACAACCCTGCCTCGCCGCCCCCGTCCTCCACGTCGTCCCTGCCGGCCTCGGCCAACAACGCTCCGGCCGGGAACTTCAACCCGCCCAGCAGCTCCACGAAAACCAGCAGGGCACCGGTGGAGCCGCTGTCGAGTAAGGCTCAGGGCAAGAAGCCCGAACGCCGGAAGCGCAAGTAGCCGCACCGCTCCGTACCGGCCCGGCACAGGGCGGCCGCGTCCTTGGGGGAGGCGCGGCCGCCGTGCCGTGACCCGCCGGGGCGCTTCACTCGTTGAACCGTTGCCCCCGGCCCACCCGTTGTCGCTTCGTGTCCGAACCTCCGACCTGAGAGAGGGGGCACCGTGGCGGATGACAACGCGGCCTCCCCGAGCCGGAACCGGTTGACCAAGGAGCGCCCCGAGGTCGGACTGGCGCGTGACCAGGTCAAGACCGAGTACCGCCTGCGGGACGAGCGTCGCGACAACGGGCGGGACCCGACCGACACGGCGGGCCTCTGGAACCGTCTGGCGGCCGAGCTGCGCCGGCTCATGGACCGTCTGACGGGCCGGTCGCAGTCGGCGGCGACCCCGGCCGGCGGGGACTACGCGTCCGTCGGCGGACGGGAGGCCGACCGGTCCGAGCCGTGGCCGCCCGTCCCGGCACAGAGGCCGGCGGAGAAATCGTCCGAGATGTCCTCGGCGCAATCGGCGCATCCGGACGTGGCGCGCCTCGGGGAGAGGATCGGCCGGCTGTCGACGCTCCAGCACGAGGCCTTCGAGGACGCGGTTCTCCACCTGGTCAGGACCGACGCGAACTGGCAGAAGGCGTTCGAGCAGTCCCCCGAGAGCATGCCGACCGTCGCCCGGTACGCCGCCAACGCGTACATGCGGGAGTCGCTGCGGGAGACGTCCCAAGGTGTGGACCCGCCTCAGCGGGAAAGGACTCCGGCGCAGGACACCGCACTGCGGACCACGCCGGTCACGGCCACGAACGCCTACACCGACAGCAGTACGCAGACAGACATGAACACGAGCACGAACACTGCTGCCCCCACCCTCACCGCCACCGAGGCCATGGAGGCCGCCCGGGACCGGATCATGGCCGCCGACGCACAGCAGTTCGCGGCGCTGCGCGAGCGCTGGGAGCGTCCGGCTTCGCCGGAGCGGTCGGACGCCGCACTGGCAGTGGCACCAGTCGTGGAGCAGGGCCGGAGCGGCTTCGAGGGGCTCCGCCGGAACGGGATGGCCGACGGCCAGGCCTTCCAAGCAGCCCAGCAGACGCAATGGGAACGCCTCGGCACCACCCCCACCTTCACCCCCAGTGCCCAGGACGCCTTCGACGGACAGGCCTTCCGCGCCGCCGAGCAAGCCCAACGGGAGCAGCTCGGCACCAGCCCCACCCTCACCCCGCGCCCCGCCGACGCCTTCGACGGCCAGGCCTTCCAAGCAGCCCAGCAGACGCAATGGGAACGCCTCGGCACCACCCCCACCTTCACCCCCAGTGCCCAGGACGCCTTCGACGGACAGGCCTTCCGCGCCGCCGAGCAAGCCCAACGGGAGCAGCTCGGCACCACCCCACCCTCACCCCGCGCCCCGCCGACGCCTTCGACGGACAGGCCTTCCAAGCAGCCCAGCAGACGCAATGGGAACGCCTCGGCACCACCCCCACCTTCACCCCCAGTGCCCAGGACGCCTTCGACGGACAGGCCTTCCGCGCCGCCGAGCAAGCCCAACGGGAGCAGCTCGGCACCAGCCCCACCCTCACCCCGCGCCCCGCCGACGCCTTCGACGGACAGGCCTTCCGCGCCGCCGAGCAAGCCCAACGGGAGCAGCTCGGCACCACCCCCACCCTCACCCCGCGCCCCGCCGACGCCTTCGACGGACAGGCCTTCCAAGCAGCCCAGCAGACGCAATGGGAACGCCTCGGCACCACCCCCACCTTCACCCCCAGTGCCCAGGACGCCTTCGACGGCCAGGCCTTTCTCGCGGCCGAGCGGGCCGCTCAGCAGACCGGACGGGCCGCCCACGCAGGCGGCCCGGTGGGCAGCGCCCCCACGAGCGCGCCCCCGAGCCCCGTAGCGCCCCTGGCGCCGTCCGCACCCCTGCCGTCCCTGCTCAGCGGCGACGGGCACGCGGCCCTGCGCAGCTCGCTCGAGTCGCTCGCCCCCCTGCGCTCCCCCACGGCCCCGGGCAGCAGCGACTCACCGACGAGGTCCTCCAGCCCGGCGCCCGTTAGAGCCCACACCACCACACGCACGAACTCCCAGCCGAGAGGACGGAAATGACATACGTCGCCCCACCAGGAGGCGTGATCCATGCGTAGACCCCTCATCCACAGGCCCGTCCTGCGCAGGCCCGTCCTGCGCAGACGCACCTCGTTCCTGCTGGCACTGCTCCTGGTCGCGGTCGGGGTCACCGGCACCGCCCTGCTGATCCAGAACCAGCGCTCGGACGACGTGAGCATCGCGGGCACACCGGCCGCCAACGCCGGCGAGCACACCGTCACCTTCAAGAACACGACGGGCCAGCGGATCTGGATCGGCAGCACGGTCAACGCCGACGGGTCGGCCGAACTCACCGGGCTTCCGACGCTGGACCCGGGCCAGTCGGCCACCATCACGATCCCCGAGAACTCCGGCGCCGGACACTGGCGCGGCAAGTTCTTCGCCCGCGAGGGCTGCACCGGCGAGGAGGGCAGCACGTTCCACTGCGCCGTCGGCGACTGCGGTCCGTACTCCGACCGGTGCTCGACCGGTGAACAGCCGACCGGACTGGCCGAGTTCAACTTCGACCCGAAGGACAGCCTGGCGCCCTGGTACAACGTCAGCTATGTCAACGCCGTCGCGTCGCCGATCACCATCACGCCGGACGGCGTGACACCGCCCGAGTCGGGCGAGTGCACGTCGGCGGGGTGCGTCGAGGACCTGCTGGCCGCCTGCCCGGCCGACAACCTGGTCAAGGACGAGGCCACCGGCCGGGCGCTGGTCTGCGTCAACCCGAACCGGGACGCGAAGACCCCCTACAGCGACGCGCTGGCCGGCAAGTGCCCGACCGCGTACAGCTGGTCCAAGCACGACACCGAGCAGGGCAACCAGGTCGTGTACCAGTGCCGGCAGTGCACCGGCATGACCGTCACCTTCCACGGAACCGGCGAGGCCGCCGTCCGGACCGACGACAACGCCGCGTCCCCGCCGGCTCCCGTGGTCACCGAGCAGTCCCGCGAGGGCGGCACCACCCCGGCCGCCTCCCGCAAGGGCATCAGCCTCAACCCCGTGGCGGGTGCCTCCGAGGCCCTGGCCGACTCCGGTTCGTCCTGGTTCTACAACTGGGCCTCCTCCAGCGACGGTGTCACCAAGCCGGAGGGCGTCGAGTACGTCCCGATGATCTGGGGCCCCGACTCGGTCACCGACGCCCAGCTGGGCCAGGCGGCCAAGGAGGGGAAGGTGCTGCTCGGCTTCAACGAGCCGGACCATCCGGGCCAGGCCACCATGTCGCCCGAACAGGCGCTGGACCTGTGGCCCCGGCTGGAGTCCACCGGTCTGCGCCTGGGCGCGCCCGCGGTCGCCTCCGGCGGGGACCTCGAGGGCGGCTGGCTGGACCGGTTCATGAAGGGGGCCGAACAGCGCGGTCTGCGCGTCGACTTCATTCCCCTGCACTGGTACGGCGCCGACTTCGGCCCCGACGCCGTCGACCAGCTGCGCGGCTATCTGCAGGCCGTGCACGACCGCTACAACAAGCCGGTCTGGCTCACGGAGTACGCCCTGATCGACTTCTCCCAGGGCACCCCGCGCTACCCGAGTGAACAGGAGCAGACCGCCTTCGTCCGGTCCTCGACCAGGATGCTGAACGGCCTGGACTTCCTGGAGCGCTACGCGTGGTTCGTGCTGTCCACCGAGACCCACCGGACGGGGCTCTACGACGGGGCGGTCGCCAACGCGAGCGGGCGCGTCTACCGCGAGGTGCGCTGAGGTGGGTCGAGGTGCCCTGAGGTACTGACGCGCTGAGGCACCCGCCGCGAGCAGCACGGGGACGGTTCAACTCCCAAAAGGTCATCGGAGTTGAACCGTCCCCGTCTCACAGCCGTTGTTCCGGTGCGTCCCGGCGACTCCCGGCGGGGCTCACCATCGGAGGAGATCCATGTCAGGCGGTCCGCCTCGGCGCAGCCCCTCGGGCGTGTGCGTCGGCCGGGGCGCCCTGCAGGCGGGCGAGCCGCGCGCGGACCTTCTCGGCATCCGGATGACCGAACTCCGCGAAGATCGCCAGGGCTTGGTGCCAGCTCGTCCGGGCGGCCTCCGGCTCCCCGGCGTCGAGATGGACGTCCCCGAGGTTGCCCAGCGTGTGGCCCTCGCCCCACCGGTTGCCGATGTCCCGGTGCGTCGCGAGTGCCTGACGGTAGTACTCGACGGACTCGTCGTAGCGGCCGAGCCGCTGGTGGACCGTGCCGAGGATGTCGAGGGCGATGCCCTCGACCCAGCGGTTGTCGCCGGCGCGCAGCACCACCAGCGCCCGCTCCAGGCAGCCGAGGGCGTCGTCGTACCGGCCGAGCCGCTGGTAGGCGTCGCCCAGGTTGCACAGGGCGATGCCCTCTCCCCAGGCGCTGCCCTCGATGCGGTCGAGGGCCAGCCCCCTCCGGATGTACTCGACGGCCTTGCCGAGCCGGCCGACGTGCAGGTAGGCGTCACCCAGGTTGGCGACCACCGTCGACCTTGCCTTCCTGTCCCCGAGTTCCTGGCACAGTTCCAGCGCCCGGTGCAGATGCACGATGGCCTCCTCGAGCCTGCCGGCGTTGCGCAGCGCGGCGGCCGTGTCGGACAGCCCCTGGGCCTCGCCCTGCCGGTCGCCGGCGGTGCGGGCGGCGATGAGACCCGCACGGGAGGTGTCGAGCCAGTCGTGCGTGTGGCTGCGGAGGTAGAAGAACCCCCACAGGACGGCGGGCAGCCGCCACGCGATGCCAGGTTTCCCGGCCTGGTCGGCCTGGTGCACCGCAACGACCAGGTTGGGCCGTTCGGTCTCGCACCAGTCGAGCGCCTGCTCGTGCGTCGTGAACTCCAGCGGCCGGCACCCCTCGGGCAGCGGTTCCAGGGGAATACGGCGGCGGTTCGGGGTGATGTGCGGGTAGGCCGCGTCGGCGGTGTGCAGGTACCAGGAGAGCAGTCGCTCGACGGCGAGGTCCCGCTCCTTTCGTGTCTCCTCGGCACGCACCCGTTCTGCGGCGTACACGCGCAGCAGGTCGTGCAGGGTGTAGCGGCCCGGGAAGTGCTCGGTGAGCAGGTGGGCGCGGGTCAGCTCGGCGAGGATTCCGCGGGCCTCGCGCGGGGCGAGCCCGGCGAGAGCGGCCACCGCGGGCGCGGAGATGTCCGGCCCGGTGTGCAGGCCCAGCAACCGGAACAGGAATGCCGCCGGGGCGGACAGCGCCTTGTAGGACCAGGAGAAGACGGCCCGCACGTCGGTGGTGATGTCGTCGCCGCCGGCGAAGGCGTCCAGGCTGCCGTGGCTGTCGTTCACCTCGTCGGCGAGGGCGCTGAGCGGGAAGGCCGGGTGGGCGCAGGCGTGGGCGGCGACGATGGCGAGCGCCAGCGGCAGCCGGCCGCACCGCGCGATGATCTCGTCCGCCGCCTTCGGTTCCGCGGCCAGCCGGTCGGCGCCCAGGCGCCTGGCCAGCAGGTCGTGTGCCTCGGCGAAGGACATCTGGTCCAGCGTCAGGGGGTGCGCCCCTTCGCCGGCGACCAGACCGGTGAGCCGGTTGCGGCTGGTGACGATGACCAGACAGCCCGGAGAGCCGGGCAGCAGAGGGCGGACCTGCTCGGTGTCGCGGGCGTTGTCGAGGAGGATCAGCACCCTGCGCTGCGCGAGCAGGCTGCGGTACAACGCCACCTGCGCGTCGAGACCGGCGGGTATCCGCATCGGGGGAACGCCGAGCGCGTCGAGGAAGATGCGTACAGCCTCGTCCGGCGTCACCACCGAGCCGGTCGGGGCGAAGCCGCGCAGGTTGATGTAGAGCTGGCCGCCGGGGAAGCGGTCGGCGACCCGGTGGGCCCAGTGCACGGCCAGGGTGGACTTGCCGATCCCGCCCATGCCGCCGATCGCGCTGATCACGACGGTCGGCGGAGGGCTGCCGTCCTCGGGCAACAGAGCGGTGGTCCGCTCGAGTTCGGTGTGCCGTCCGACGAAGGTCGGCAGATCGGCGGGCAGTTGCGCCGGGCGGGCGGTTCCCTCCGGGGAGTCGGGCGGGTCGGGGCGACCGGCCGCGTCCGTCTGCCGGCCGGCCGGGCCGTCCGCCGTGCCATCGGTCACTCTCCCGTCCGCCGGTGCGACGACGGACGGCTCGGACACCACCGGTGCCACGGACGGCCGGAGTTGTCTGAGCGGGGACGCGGGCCGGAGCGGAGCGGGCGCCGGAGCGGGCATCAGGGCCGGGTCGACCGCCAGGATGCGGTCGTGCAGGTCCCGGAGCGAGGCACCGGGCTCGATGCCCAGCTCCCTGACCAGGGCACGGCGGGTCCCGCGGTACGCCGTCAGGGCCTCGGCCTGCCGTCCGGACCGGTACAGCGCCAGCATGAGCAGCCGGCACAGCTGCTCCCGCAGGGGGTGCCTGCCGGTGAGCGACATCAGCTCGGCGATCACCTCGTGATGGCGTCCGAGCTCGATGTCGACGTCCAGCCGCGCCTCCAGCGCGGTCAGCCACTCCTCGTCCAGCCAGGAGCGCACCGTCTCGGCCAGCGGGCCGGGCAGTCCGGCCAGCGCGGCTCCCTGCCATCCGCCGAGCGCGGCGTGCAGCAGTTCCGCGGCGCCGGACACGTCACCCGCGGCGCGCGCCTTCTTCGCCCGGGTGACCCGGTGCTGGAACACGGCGAGGTCCAGGGCGTCCTCCGGGATCCACACCACGTACCCGTCCCCGACGGAGACGACCACCCGGGGCTGCCCGGCCGGGTCACGGTCGGGCTCCAGCACCTTGCGCAGACGCGACACGTAGGTCCGCAGGACGGACACAGCAGCCGCGGGCGGCTCCTCCCCCCAGACGGCGTCGAGGAGTTCACCGAGCGGCACGGGGCGTCCACGCCGTAACAGCAACGCCGCCAGCACAACCCTCTGTTGCGGCGAGCCGAGGTCCAGTTCCCGTGCCCCGCGCCATGCCCGTACCGGACCCAGCACAGCGAAACGAACGGAATTCACGTAGTGGTCCACCCTCGGACTCTAATGGGACGTGATGTCGTCACCGTCACGCGGATAGAACATGCCATTCCGTCCGGCGTCGTCGTTGATTTCTCTGTTGTCCCGCTTGCCACCCGGGAGTTGAACCATTTTCATCCGGCGTCCGTTGCGGTACGCGGGTCACGCCGATAGGGACTCCGACCGTGCCGCACGGCCGGGAACGGCAGAGAGGAACGCTTATGAGCCGAGGTGCAGGAGAAGGAGCAGACGAGCCGGTCACCGGAGGCGAACACACCGTGTCCGGTGACCCGCCCGAGCCGTCCCCGCACTTCACGGTGGTCATCTCCGGTGACGGTTCCGCCGCCATCAACGGTGAGCCCGTGCCGGTGGCGGAGGGGGAGACGGTCGACGCCGCGATCCTCGACACCCTGCACGGACACGCACGCGACCGGGACATCACCGTCACGGCGGCGATCTCCGACCCCGCCGCGGGGTACGTGGCATTCGTCGAGGTCTCCCCCGACGGCTCGAGTTCGCTGCTGGAACAGCAGCAGGAGCCGGAGGCACCGGCGCCTCCACCAGCACCAGCACCGTCCCTCGTGAAGGGGGACGCCGTCGACAAGACCGACGACGGGCCCGTCGGTGACACCGGTACCGCGGTCGCTCCGGGCATCGATGCCGACGACGACCTCGACGAGGCGACGTACGCGCTTCCCGGTCCCGAGGGGCCGCCGCCCCCGCCTCGGTCCGGTGGCCCGGTGCCGGGAGCGGGATCGGAGTCGGAGTCCGGGGCCGGTTCGGGTCTGGGGATGGGCTGGGATACGGAATCCCGGTCGGAACCCCGGTCGGAACCCCGGTCGGAATCCCGGTCGGAGTCGGCCGCCCGCCCCGTACCGCCGCCGAAGCCCGCCCGCAGAACCGCCTCCCGGCAGTCGGACGACGAGTTCGAGGGCCCCGGACTGCTCAGCAGGCCGCTGGTCGTCGGGCCGGTGGCACTCGGTGTGGCCGCGCTGGTCGTCATACCGCTGGTGATTCTGGGCAGCGGCGGATCGGACGGCGGCGGGAACCGGGAAGAGGCCGCCGCCCGTGCGGGCACCTCTTCGGCCGAGGCGTCACCGAGCCCGAAGACGTCCCCGCGGCCGATCCCGCCCCCGCCCAGTTCGACGTCCGCCTCACCGTCGGCCAAGCCGAAGGAGAAGGAAAAGGAAAAGGAAAAGGAGAAGGAGAAGAACGGGCCGAAGCCGACGTACGCCCCGAAGGCGAAGAGCGGTGCGAGCGTCACCGTCACCGTGACCGCGACGCCTCCGCAGGACACCACCACCGTCACGGCGAAGCCTCCGCAGGACACCGCCGCCAGCGCCGTGAAACGGCTCGCCGAGAGCGACCCGTCCGGGCGTCACATCTGCTACCGCGCGTACGTCGCCGATCGGGGCTGGCAGAAGCCGGTGTGCGACGGCACCATCGCGGGGACGTCGGGCCAGAACAAGCCGATCAAGGCCCTGAACATCGCGGTGCACGGCGTCGACGGCTCGGCCGCCAACGCGTTCCGGCAGGTGCCGAAGCCGGTCGACGGCCGGGGCGAGTGGCAGCCGAGCTGGACGGCCGTCACCGGCAACGGCAAGAACATCTACATCGGCAGCTCGAAACAGGACGCCCCGAACATGCTGGGCTTCGCCATCAACGTCGGCAGCGGCCAGGTCTGCCACACCGTCCGTCTGCGCCAGAGCGACTGGGGGCAGCGGACATGCGGCAAGGCCCGCCCCGACTACACCTTCGGCGGCACCCTCGACAACGACGTCTGGCTGGAGGCCGTGACGTTCACGGTGTGAGGCCCACGGTGGGAACCGCCCGGTGCGAGGTGCCAAAGGATCCGGTTCAGGTCCGCCGGCGCCGCTGCCGGGTGGACGGGGGTGCCGGCGTCGTCGGGTTCGGCGACGTGCCAGGCGCCCGCTCGTGCGCGGTGCGGCAGTCTTCCGGCCTGCCGCACCGCCCACCCCTCACTCACCCCGGGGGTTCCCGCGTCGTGGTTCCGGTGTGCGGTGGCTTTCGTGGCGTGGAGGGTGGCACGCTCAGAGGCAGCGGACAGCCATGCCGGGAAGGGGCAAGCACATGATCATTTTCGGCACCAAGGGGCATCTCCACCAGCTCGCGATACTCACGCTGGTGTGCGTCCAGTGCAGGAATCCCTCCGCGCACACACTCAGGAAGCGGGTCACGAGGTTCACGCTGTTCTTCGTGCCGCTGTTCCCGGTCTCGACGAAATACCTGACGCAGTGCACCTTCTGCGGCGCCGAGTCGAAGGTGTCCGCCGAGCAGGCCGAGCAGCTGCAGGCGCAGGACGCGGGCGGCCCCGGCAGCGGCCGGCCGTACGGACAGCCGCCCCAGCAGCCCCAGCAGCCGTACCAGCGGTAGAACCGCGGGGTGGGCACCCTGCTCCGGCATCCGGCTCCCCCTCGGTCGCGCTGCCTGTACACGGGGCGCCCCACCCGGCCGCCACGGACGTCACCCGGCACTCCCTCTATGCTCCACGCGGTTGTTCCCTGTGCGCAGGTGCAGACAGGTGTACGCACGCGACAGGTCAAGTGGCAGGTAAGGAGCGGATGCCTCGATGGTGTTCAAGCGGCTGCTCGGTCCGCCGGGTCCGGGCGGGCCCACGGTCGACACGGTTCTGGAACCGGGGCCCGTCCGGCCCGGTGGGACGCTCGCCGGGCAGGTGCGGCTGGTGGGCGGCGACACCGCGTTCGACATCGGGCAGGTGGCCCTTGAACTCGTGGCCCGGGTGGGGTGTGGGAGGGGCGGGAACGGGATTGCCGTGCCGTTCGAGCGCTTCGCCGTCGGGGGCGGGTTCCGGCTGGACGAGGGTGAGGCGCGCACCGTGCCGTTCGGGGTGACGCTGCCGTGGGAGACACCGGTCACCGAACTGGACGGGCGGGAACTGGGCGTCCGCCTCGGCGTGCGGACCGAGCTGGCGGTGGCCGGGCCGCCGGAACCGGACACCGACGCGGGCCCCGGCCCCGGTCCGCTGGGTGTCGGTCCGCTCGGTGTCGGTCCGCTGCCCGCCCAGGAGGCGATCATCGGCGCGTTCCGGCGGCTCGGGTACGGGCTGCGGTCCGCCGGTCTCGAGCACGGCCGCATCGGCGGCACCGGGCAGCGGCTGCCCTTCCACCAGGAGATCGGGCTCACCCCGGCCCCGTCGTACGCGGACCGGGTGGAGGAGATCGAGCTGACCTTCCTCACCCACCCGGGCGGCATCGAGGTCGTCCTGGAGGCCGACAAGCGGGGCGGCGGGAACGCCGGCGGCGACGAGGACACCGGGCACGACGCGCTCAGCCGGTTCACCGTCGGCCACGACGACGCCCGCGACTGGGCCGCCGAGGTCGACGGCTGGGTGCGGGAACTGGTCGAGCACCGGGAGGCGTACGGCAGCGACAGCGCGTACGGGCACGGGGGGCCGCGCTCCGGACCGGATATCGGCTGAAGGCCCGGCCCCACCGCGCCCGCACCACCCGCCGCACCCCGCACGCCCCGCACCAGCCGCCGTGCTCGCCCTACAGCGGCGTCGCCGTGCGCAGGATCCAGAACAGGGTCACCACCGCGTTGGCGGACGACATCGCCGACGCGGCCGTACCGGCGGCCGCTCCCCAGGCCGCCAGGCC comes from the Streptomyces sp. KMM 9044 genome and includes:
- a CDS encoding glycosyl hydrolase, giving the protein MRRPLIHRPVLRRPVLRRRTSFLLALLLVAVGVTGTALLIQNQRSDDVSIAGTPAANAGEHTVTFKNTTGQRIWIGSTVNADGSAELTGLPTLDPGQSATITIPENSGAGHWRGKFFAREGCTGEEGSTFHCAVGDCGPYSDRCSTGEQPTGLAEFNFDPKDSLAPWYNVSYVNAVASPITITPDGVTPPESGECTSAGCVEDLLAACPADNLVKDEATGRALVCVNPNRDAKTPYSDALAGKCPTAYSWSKHDTEQGNQVVYQCRQCTGMTVTFHGTGEAAVRTDDNAASPPAPVVTEQSREGGTTPAASRKGISLNPVAGASEALADSGSSWFYNWASSSDGVTKPEGVEYVPMIWGPDSVTDAQLGQAAKEGKVLLGFNEPDHPGQATMSPEQALDLWPRLESTGLRLGAPAVASGGDLEGGWLDRFMKGAEQRGLRVDFIPLHWYGADFGPDAVDQLRGYLQAVHDRYNKPVWLTEYALIDFSQGTPRYPSEQEQTAFVRSSTRMLNGLDFLERYAWFVLSTETHRTGLYDGAVANASGRVYREVR
- a CDS encoding C40 family peptidase → MRRTPRAHGHRTVAVVTTALALTAALHQPASAEPATLPEVRAELDRLYHDAEVATEKYNAVDGEVTRQKKRVSTLKAQVMSTEKKLTRLTELAGVAARTQYRGGGVPAEVQFVLADNHERALDNASLARQAHRGTNRVMTTLAKTQEELRTRSDDADDELKRLRKNRRSMDSHRTTIQARIDEAQKVESRLAEEQRRELAALERETADEAQAKWVESGVLDTAGTEGSSAGSKAVAFATRELGKPYVWGAEGPDSYDCSGLTSQAWLAAGVAIPRTSQEQWRLLHRVPVADMRPGDLIIYNADATHVSLYIGDGRMIHAPRPGRSVTVAPAGSLEILGVVRPDA
- a CDS encoding AfsR/SARP family transcriptional regulator, whose translation is MDHYVNSVRFAVLGPVRAWRGARELDLGSPQQRVVLAALLLRRGRPVPLGELLDAVWGEEPPAAAVSVLRTYVSRLRKVLEPDRDPAGQPRVVVSVGDGYVVWIPEDALDLAVFQHRVTRAKKARAAGDVSGAAELLHAALGGWQGAALAGLPGPLAETVRSWLDEEWLTALEARLDVDIELGRHHEVIAELMSLTGRHPLREQLCRLLMLALYRSGRQAEALTAYRGTRRALVRELGIEPGASLRDLHDRILAVDPALMPAPAPAPLRPASPLRQLRPSVAPVVSEPSVVAPADGRVTDGTADGPAGRQTDAAGRPDPPDSPEGTARPAQLPADLPTFVGRHTELERTTALLPEDGSPPPTVVISAIGGMGGIGKSTLAVHWAHRVADRFPGGQLYINLRGFAPTGSVVTPDEAVRIFLDALGVPPMRIPAGLDAQVALYRSLLAQRRVLILLDNARDTEQVRPLLPGSPGCLVIVTSRNRLTGLVAGEGAHPLTLDQMSFAEAHDLLARRLGADRLAAEPKAADEIIARCGRLPLALAIVAAHACAHPAFPLSALADEVNDSHGSLDAFAGGDDITTDVRAVFSWSYKALSAPAAFLFRLLGLHTGPDISAPAVAALAGLAPREARGILAELTRAHLLTEHFPGRYTLHDLLRVYAAERVRAEETRKERDLAVERLLSWYLHTADAAYPHITPNRRRIPLEPLPEGCRPLEFTTHEQALDWCETERPNLVVAVHQADQAGKPGIAWRLPAVLWGFFYLRSHTHDWLDTSRAGLIAARTAGDRQGEAQGLSDTAAALRNAGRLEEAIVHLHRALELCQELGDRKARSTVVANLGDAYLHVGRLGKAVEYIRRGLALDRIEGSAWGEGIALCNLGDAYQRLGRYDDALGCLERALVVLRAGDNRWVEGIALDILGTVHQRLGRYDESVEYYRQALATHRDIGNRWGEGHTLGNLGDVHLDAGEPEAARTSWHQALAIFAEFGHPDAEKVRARLARLQGAPADAHARGAAPRRTA
- a CDS encoding zinc ribbon domain-containing protein, whose translation is MIIFGTKGHLHQLAILTLVCVQCRNPSAHTLRKRVTRFTLFFVPLFPVSTKYLTQCTFCGAESKVSAEQAEQLQAQDAGGPGSGRPYGQPPQQPQQPYQR
- a CDS encoding DUF4913 domain-containing protein, producing the protein MSTTQSTHSEVSAAGRPDAAPSQGAGSGPATPAPGEKPSAPPRFILYLDGPAYAQTLRQLTLWTHHVLLPVYGREVTSQSPWCSVWWEHPEAVAQLHGLWLAWGDLTGPGSDMTGPAIWHRDYMSSVMVTLRDPQGPFAGCKPGMHRPKEKPVVEAMDPFGPPPPPPPPSPWS